A genomic segment from Bradyrhizobium sp. CB1015 encodes:
- a CDS encoding nuclear transport factor 2 family protein: MSDFDQMAIVVDWVDACRRGDLATLLDLYADDAELECTCNGTERYRGRSEIEAYWQPRLSAFSLAGFGLEEIHPASQGVDLEYSVAGALRIQASFRFSPDGKIRSTLCEPARQNAHHGCAC, encoded by the coding sequence GTGAGCGATTTTGATCAGATGGCAATTGTCGTCGACTGGGTGGATGCCTGTCGGAGAGGGGATCTTGCAACGCTGCTCGACCTCTATGCCGACGATGCCGAGCTCGAATGCACGTGCAACGGCACGGAACGCTATCGCGGCCGGAGCGAGATCGAGGCCTACTGGCAGCCGCGACTCAGCGCCTTCTCGTTGGCAGGCTTCGGGCTGGAAGAGATCCATCCCGCGTCCCAGGGCGTCGATCTCGAATATTCCGTCGCCGGCGCGCTGCGCATTCAGGCCTCGTTCCGCTTCAGCCCGGATGGCAAGATCCGCAGCACGCTTTGCGAGCCGGCGCGACAGAATGCGCATCATGGCTGCGCGTGCTGA
- a CDS encoding heme o synthase, whose translation MSVLDHNAIDINPRISEAGVGDYLALLKPRVMSLVIFTALVGMAMAPGHFHPVLAITSLLCIAVGAGASGALNMALEGDIDAKMSRTANRPIPRGRITRPEAMAFGTTLAFFSVMTLGILVNWIAGALLAFTIFFYVVIYTMWLKRWTAQNIVIGGAAGALPPVVAWAAVTGTVDVEPLLLFAIIFFWTPPHFWALALFRSDDYARAGIPMLPNVAGPDATRLQILLYTIVLIAVAAAPWALGYFDAVYGVASLILGAGMLVLAINVYLRRERSQSLRATRKLFAFSILYLFALFATLLAEVVYRALAPMVGGA comes from the coding sequence GTGTCCGTCCTCGACCACAACGCCATCGACATCAATCCCCGCATCTCCGAAGCGGGGGTTGGCGACTATCTCGCGCTGCTCAAGCCGCGGGTCATGTCGCTGGTGATCTTCACCGCGCTGGTCGGAATGGCGATGGCGCCGGGGCATTTCCACCCCGTGCTGGCGATCACCTCGCTGCTCTGCATCGCCGTCGGCGCCGGTGCCTCCGGTGCGCTCAACATGGCGCTCGAAGGCGACATCGACGCCAAGATGTCGCGCACGGCGAACCGGCCGATCCCGCGCGGCCGCATTACCCGCCCCGAGGCGATGGCGTTCGGCACGACGCTCGCCTTCTTTTCGGTGATGACGCTCGGCATCCTCGTCAACTGGATCGCGGGCGCGCTGCTCGCCTTCACCATCTTCTTCTACGTCGTGATCTACACGATGTGGCTGAAGCGCTGGACCGCGCAGAACATCGTGATCGGCGGTGCCGCCGGTGCGCTGCCGCCGGTGGTGGCCTGGGCCGCGGTGACGGGCACGGTCGACGTCGAGCCGCTGCTGCTGTTCGCCATCATCTTCTTCTGGACCCCGCCGCATTTCTGGGCGCTGGCGCTGTTCCGCTCCGACGACTATGCGCGCGCCGGCATCCCGATGCTGCCGAACGTTGCCGGCCCCGACGCGACGCGCCTGCAGATCCTGCTCTATACCATCGTGCTGATCGCGGTCGCCGCCGCGCCCTGGGCGCTCGGCTATTTCGATGCCGTCTACGGCGTGGCCTCGCTGATTCTCGGTGCCGGCATGCTGGTGCTCGCCATCAACGTCTATCTGCGCCGCGAGCGCAGCCAATCGTTGCGCGCGACCCGCAAGCTGTTTGCCTTCTCGATCCTCTATCTGTTCGCGCTGTTCGCGACCCTGCTGGCCGAGGTCGTGTATCGGGCGCTTGCTCCGATGGTTGGGGGCGCATGA
- a CDS encoding histidine kinase, with translation MWQRLSFRTQLFLPLGAGFLAALILGGVLLQVFATGQLAEENEPRRRSTEAVAAALNNALSASDNPRQTLDAFVHSLDTSSDIQFRTVEAGPAPPPKGDLRKPHGVPQWFIDLLAVPEMDTAFPVTIDGRRVGDIVFLQDMSADLFEKWIGFLALASLLAALMVLTGTIAHVLSGSVLRPLQDLGEGLTRIGRGDYTKPIPVGGPPEIRQGCEEANALAATLAQLSQDNRNLMHRLVSLQDDERRDLARELHDELGPLLFSIRAGTIALTDASEPTGHLGNSAQDLLQSVEALQQTNRRILDRLRPLYIEELGLSSSVQTLLRNFRKQAPHIVLTDAIDPDLSGIAGPLAQTVYRLIQEALTNVLRHANAGNAHVQAMVADKTLVIEISDDGGGFPAGNVLGRGLTGMQERVRALSGSLSLLRVDERTYVRCRLPVETVRDVPSPG, from the coding sequence ATGTGGCAACGACTTTCGTTCCGGACGCAATTGTTTCTCCCGCTCGGCGCCGGTTTTCTCGCGGCGCTGATCCTGGGCGGCGTACTGCTCCAGGTTTTCGCGACGGGCCAATTGGCGGAGGAGAACGAGCCGCGAAGGCGCTCGACGGAGGCGGTCGCCGCCGCGCTCAACAACGCCTTGAGCGCGTCGGACAATCCACGGCAGACCCTCGACGCCTTTGTCCATTCTTTGGACACCTCCTCCGACATCCAATTCCGCACCGTGGAAGCAGGTCCCGCGCCACCACCGAAGGGCGACCTGCGCAAGCCGCATGGCGTGCCGCAATGGTTCATCGACCTTCTCGCCGTCCCCGAGATGGATACGGCATTTCCGGTGACGATCGACGGCAGGCGCGTCGGCGACATCGTATTCCTGCAGGACATGTCGGCCGATCTGTTCGAGAAATGGATCGGCTTTCTTGCGCTCGCCAGCCTCCTCGCCGCGCTGATGGTTCTTACCGGCACGATTGCCCACGTCTTGTCGGGATCTGTGCTGCGCCCCCTGCAAGATCTCGGCGAAGGTCTCACGCGAATAGGACGGGGCGACTACACCAAGCCTATACCGGTCGGGGGCCCGCCGGAAATCCGGCAAGGCTGCGAGGAGGCGAACGCGCTGGCTGCAACGCTGGCGCAATTGAGCCAGGACAATCGCAATCTGATGCACCGCCTGGTGTCGCTCCAGGATGACGAACGGCGCGATCTCGCCCGCGAACTGCACGACGAGCTCGGCCCCCTGCTGTTCAGCATCCGCGCCGGCACGATCGCGCTGACCGATGCCTCCGAGCCAACGGGACATCTCGGCAATTCGGCACAGGACCTGCTGCAGTCGGTCGAGGCACTGCAGCAGACCAACCGCCGCATCCTCGACCGGCTGCGGCCGCTCTATATCGAGGAACTCGGCCTCTCGAGCAGCGTGCAGACGCTGCTCCGGAATTTTCGCAAGCAGGCACCGCATATCGTCCTGACGGACGCGATTGATCCCGATCTCAGCGGGATCGCCGGGCCGCTGGCGCAGACCGTCTATCGGCTGATCCAGGAGGCACTGACCAACGTGCTGCGACATGCCAACGCCGGCAACGCCCATGTGCAGGCGATGGTCGCCGACAAGACGCTCGTGATCGAGATCTCCGACGACGGCGGCGGTTTTCCTGCGGGCAATGTGCTCGGCCGGGGCCTGACCGGCATGCAAGAGCGCGTGCGCGCGCTCAGCGGGTCGCTGTCGCTGTTGCGCGTGGACGAGCGAACTTACGTACGCTGCCGCCTTCCGGTGGAGACGGTGCGGGACGTACCATCACCAGGCTAA
- a CDS encoding cytochrome c oxidase subunit 3, protein MATAHTKHHDYHLVDPSPWPAVGSLSAFIMAVGAIAWMHHMFSAAPIVFGVGTVGVLYTMASWWGDVIKEAQYKGDHTRVVQLHHRYGMILFIASEVMFFVAWFWAYFNAALFPADAVHATRDAVFGCGLGTQPGACAVPGTWPPKGIETFDPWHLPLLNTLILLTSGTTVTWAHHALLENDRQGLKYGLILTVLLGALFTCVQAYEYSHAAFSFAGNVYGATFFMATGFHGFHVLVGTVFLLVCLFRAYAGHFTPKQHLGFEFAAWYWHFVDVVWLFLFLCIYVWGRGAETMAHAAH, encoded by the coding sequence ATGGCCACGGCGCACACCAAGCATCACGACTATCACCTGGTCGATCCCTCTCCCTGGCCGGCGGTCGGCTCGCTCTCGGCTTTCATCATGGCGGTCGGCGCGATCGCCTGGATGCACCACATGTTCTCCGCGGCGCCGATCGTGTTTGGCGTCGGCACCGTGGGCGTGCTCTATACCATGGCGAGCTGGTGGGGCGACGTGATCAAGGAAGCCCAGTACAAGGGCGACCACACCCGCGTCGTGCAGCTGCATCACCGCTACGGCATGATCCTGTTCATCGCCTCCGAGGTGATGTTCTTCGTCGCCTGGTTCTGGGCCTATTTCAACGCGGCGCTGTTTCCGGCCGATGCCGTCCACGCCACCCGTGACGCCGTGTTCGGCTGCGGCCTCGGCACGCAGCCCGGTGCTTGTGCGGTCCCCGGCACCTGGCCGCCGAAGGGGATCGAGACCTTCGATCCCTGGCATCTGCCCCTGCTGAACACGCTGATCCTGCTCACGTCAGGCACCACCGTGACCTGGGCGCACCACGCGCTGCTCGAGAACGACCGCCAGGGCCTGAAATACGGCCTGATCCTCACCGTCTTGCTCGGCGCGCTCTTCACCTGCGTGCAGGCCTATGAATACAGCCACGCGGCGTTCTCCTTCGCCGGCAACGTCTACGGCGCGACCTTCTTCATGGCGACCGGCTTCCACGGCTTCCACGTGCTGGTCGGCACCGTCTTCCTGCTGGTCTGCCTGTTCCGCGCCTATGCCGGCCACTTCACGCCGAAGCAGCATCTCGGCTTCGAGTTCGCTGCCTGGTACTGGCATTTCGTCGACGTGGTCTGGCTGTTCCTGTTCCTCTGCATCTACGTCTGGGGACGCGGCGCCGAGACCATGGCTCACGCCGCGCACTGA
- a CDS encoding SURF1 family protein, whose translation MNEPASRKAHLAGFALFTLFLTAVFVALGVWQLQRRTAKHELIAALTERLAAAPVALPSSAQWAALNPARDEFRRVSFTATYAALPDAMVYSSGSAVRKDASGPGTWAFLPARLPGGETLVIDAGFVENTMQDRGVEDRAVKKLVTGEPVSLTGYLRFPEAPSWLTPAENRDKRLWFVRDHLAIARALGWGTVAPFYIDLEQPAPANGIPRPGPLEVNLKDDHLQYAITWFTLAGAVLIAFAVWLRGRWQSSVTP comes from the coding sequence ATGAACGAGCCTGCGTCGCGCAAGGCCCACCTGGCCGGCTTCGCGCTGTTCACGCTGTTCCTGACGGCTGTGTTCGTCGCGCTCGGTGTCTGGCAGTTGCAGCGCCGCACAGCCAAGCATGAGCTGATTGCGGCACTCACGGAGCGGCTTGCGGCCGCGCCCGTCGCGCTGCCGTCGTCCGCGCAATGGGCCGCGCTCAATCCTGCCCGCGATGAATTCCGCCGCGTCAGCTTCACCGCGACTTACGCAGCCCTGCCCGATGCGATGGTCTATTCCTCCGGCTCGGCGGTGCGCAAGGACGCCTCCGGCCCGGGCACCTGGGCGTTCCTGCCGGCGAGGCTCCCCGGCGGCGAGACGCTCGTGATCGACGCCGGCTTCGTCGAGAACACCATGCAGGACCGCGGCGTCGAGGATCGCGCGGTGAAGAAGCTCGTCACGGGCGAACCGGTGTCGCTCACCGGCTATCTGCGCTTTCCCGAGGCGCCAAGCTGGCTGACTCCGGCGGAGAATCGCGACAAGCGGCTCTGGTTCGTGCGCGATCATCTGGCAATCGCAAGGGCGCTCGGCTGGGGCACGGTTGCGCCGTTCTATATCGATCTCGAGCAGCCCGCGCCGGCGAACGGCATTCCGCGTCCAGGCCCGCTCGAGGTGAATCTCAAGGACGACCATCTGCAATACGCGATCACCTGGTTCACGCTCGCGGGCGCAGTGTTGATCGCATTCGCGGTCTGGTTGCGAGGAAGATGGCAAAGTTCCGTCACTCCGTAG
- a CDS encoding cytochrome c oxidase assembly protein, whose protein sequence is MDHERTISQDVSAKPGRRKPGKSRGLGRDVVVASICGGVVALMVGASYAAVPFYNWFCRATGFNGTTQVATSAPATGPIARKISVRFDSNVAPGLPWKFEPEQSEIEVNIGQVVTVFYTVTNQAARVTAGQAAYNVAPLTVGAYFQKINCFCFTEQTMAPGEKREMPVVFYVDPSIAEDRENDGLNTITLSYTFYPVKDPVVKPLASGEGDKRKGNL, encoded by the coding sequence ATGGATCACGAGCGGACCATATCGCAGGACGTCAGCGCCAAGCCGGGCCGTCGTAAGCCGGGCAAGAGCCGCGGGCTGGGTCGCGATGTGGTGGTTGCTTCGATCTGCGGCGGTGTGGTCGCGCTGATGGTCGGCGCCTCCTACGCGGCGGTGCCGTTCTACAATTGGTTCTGCCGCGCCACCGGCTTCAACGGCACGACGCAGGTGGCGACCTCTGCGCCGGCCACCGGCCCGATCGCGCGGAAGATCTCGGTGCGCTTCGATTCCAACGTCGCGCCCGGCCTGCCCTGGAAGTTCGAGCCGGAGCAGAGCGAGATCGAGGTCAATATCGGCCAGGTCGTGACGGTCTTCTACACGGTGACCAACCAGGCGGCGCGCGTCACTGCGGGCCAGGCCGCCTACAACGTCGCGCCGCTGACGGTCGGCGCCTATTTCCAGAAGATCAACTGCTTCTGCTTCACCGAGCAGACCATGGCGCCCGGTGAGAAGCGCGAGATGCCGGTCGTGTTCTACGTCGATCCGTCGATTGCCGAGGACCGCGAGAACGACGGGCTGAACACGATCACGCTGTCCTACACGTTCTATCCGGTGAAGGATCCGGTGGTGAAGCCGCTGGCATCGGGCGAGGGCGACAAGCGCAAGGGAAATCTTTGA
- a CDS encoding response regulator transcription factor: protein MQDTAKLATRVLIVDDHPVVLSGCRTLFASDHSIRIDEASDAKSGHRAYVSKRPDVTVIDISLPDVSGFELMRRIRKDDPDAKIIMFSMNDDPAFVVRAVELGAQGYVSKGDDPRILLKAVRKVVAGDNFISPQLAEAVTFSGAAIKANPASQMTPRELEILRLLGRGDKIVEVAEALGISYKTVANTTSLLKQKLGAKNHSDLIRIAVEIGMS from the coding sequence ATGCAAGATACCGCCAAGCTGGCGACAAGGGTCCTGATCGTCGACGACCACCCCGTGGTGCTGTCCGGCTGCCGCACCCTGTTCGCATCCGACCATTCAATCCGCATTGACGAGGCGTCCGACGCCAAATCCGGGCATCGCGCCTATGTCAGCAAGCGGCCCGACGTCACCGTGATCGACATCAGCCTGCCCGACGTCTCCGGCTTCGAGCTGATGCGACGCATCCGCAAGGACGATCCCGACGCCAAGATCATCATGTTCAGCATGAACGACGATCCGGCCTTCGTGGTGCGGGCTGTCGAGCTTGGGGCGCAGGGCTATGTCTCCAAGGGCGACGATCCCAGGATCCTGCTGAAAGCGGTGCGCAAGGTGGTGGCGGGCGACAATTTCATCTCGCCGCAGCTTGCGGAAGCCGTGACGTTTTCCGGCGCGGCGATCAAGGCCAATCCGGCCTCGCAGATGACGCCGCGGGAGCTCGAAATTCTCCGCCTGCTTGGACGCGGCGACAAGATCGTCGAGGTCGCCGAGGCGCTCGGCATCTCCTACAAGACGGTCGCCAACACCACGTCCCTGCTCAAGCAGAAGCTGGGCGCCAAGAACCACTCCGACCTGATCCGGATCGCCGTGGAAATCGGGATGAGCTGA
- a CDS encoding DUF983 domain-containing protein, which produces MNDSAGTPQSETTVLQSALRGLACRCPRCGQGKLYAGFLTLAPACDRCGLDYSFIDTGDGPAIFIIMLAGGIVVACALIVEVKYQPPYWLHAVLWLPLILATTLLPLRSMKSLLIALQFHHKAAPGRLVDRAK; this is translated from the coding sequence ATGAACGACAGTGCCGGCACACCCCAGTCCGAAACCACCGTCCTGCAAAGCGCGCTGCGCGGGCTTGCCTGCAGATGCCCGCGCTGCGGCCAGGGCAAGCTTTACGCGGGCTTTCTGACGCTCGCGCCCGCATGCGACCGCTGCGGGCTCGACTATTCCTTCATCGATACCGGCGACGGTCCGGCGATCTTCATCATCATGCTGGCCGGCGGCATCGTCGTCGCGTGCGCACTCATCGTCGAGGTCAAATACCAGCCGCCATACTGGCTGCATGCCGTGCTCTGGCTGCCGCTGATCCTCGCCACCACGCTGTTGCCGCTGCGCTCGATGAAATCGCTGCTGATCGCGCTGCAATTCCACCACAAGGCGGCGCCGGGCCGGTTGGTCGATCGCGCGAAATGA
- a CDS encoding CoxF protein, with the protein MITAMADKREPEGIVLTEAQQKSRRQRSIAIALALGVLVVLFFAVTMVKGPAVLVRPM; encoded by the coding sequence ATGATCACTGCGATGGCCGACAAACGCGAGCCAGAAGGAATCGTCCTCACCGAGGCGCAGCAGAAGAGCCGCCGTCAGCGCTCCATCGCCATCGCTTTGGCGCTCGGCGTGCTCGTGGTGCTGTTCTTCGCCGTCACCATGGTCAAGGGGCCGGCAGTGCTAGTGCGGCCGATGTAG
- the thrC gene encoding threonine synthase, with protein sequence MTRYISTRGEAPELGFCDVMLTGLARDGGLYVPAVWPQLPSETIAGFFGRPYWEVAVDVIRPFAGGEISDAELGRMANEAYATFRHPAVVPLRQMSPHQFVLELFHGPTLAFKDVAMQLISRLMDHVLEKRGERTTIVVATSGDTGGAAVEAFAGLENVDLIVLFPHGRISEVQQRMMTTTGAANVHALAIEGTFDDCQALVKGMFNNHRFRDATSLSGVNSINWARIVAQVVYYFTSAVAVGAPARAVDFVVPTGNFGDIFAGYVAKRMGLPVRTLRIAANVNDILARTLKTGIYEVREVHATASPSMDIQISSNFERLLFEAGRRDAAGVRRLMEQLKQSGRFVLPDATLAAIREEFDAGRADETETAAAIRAAWREAGELVDPHTAVALAVADRDTTDTRVPSIVLSTAHPAKFPDAVEAACGQRPQLPAWLDGLMTKSEHMRVMKNDQAEVERFVLSASRAAKQGVAG encoded by the coding sequence TTGACTCGTTATATCTCGACCCGGGGCGAAGCCCCCGAACTCGGCTTCTGTGACGTGATGCTGACCGGCCTTGCCCGCGACGGCGGCCTGTATGTGCCGGCGGTGTGGCCACAGCTTCCGAGCGAGACGATCGCCGGCTTCTTCGGCCGCCCCTATTGGGAGGTCGCGGTCGACGTGATTCGTCCCTTCGCCGGCGGCGAGATTTCGGACGCCGAGCTCGGGCGCATGGCGAACGAGGCCTATGCCACTTTCCGCCATCCTGCGGTGGTGCCGCTGCGCCAGATGTCGCCGCATCAGTTCGTGCTGGAGCTGTTCCACGGTCCGACGCTCGCCTTCAAGGACGTGGCGATGCAGCTGATCTCGCGGCTGATGGACCATGTGCTCGAAAAGCGCGGCGAGCGCACCACCATCGTGGTCGCGACGTCAGGCGATACTGGCGGCGCCGCGGTCGAAGCCTTTGCGGGCCTCGAGAACGTCGATCTCATCGTGCTGTTTCCGCACGGCCGCATCTCCGAGGTGCAGCAGCGGATGATGACGACGACGGGCGCGGCCAACGTCCATGCGCTCGCCATCGAAGGCACCTTCGACGACTGCCAGGCGCTCGTGAAAGGGATGTTCAACAACCATCGCTTCCGCGATGCGACCTCGCTCTCCGGCGTCAATTCCATCAACTGGGCGCGCATCGTCGCCCAGGTGGTCTACTATTTCACCTCTGCCGTCGCGGTCGGTGCGCCGGCGCGCGCGGTCGATTTCGTCGTCCCGACCGGCAATTTCGGCGACATCTTCGCCGGCTACGTCGCCAAGCGCATGGGGCTGCCGGTGCGCACCCTGCGCATCGCCGCCAACGTCAACGACATCCTGGCGCGCACGCTGAAGACCGGTATCTACGAGGTGCGCGAGGTGCACGCGACGGCATCGCCGTCGATGGACATCCAGATATCCTCGAACTTCGAACGGCTGCTGTTCGAGGCCGGCCGGCGTGATGCCGCCGGCGTGCGCCGCCTGATGGAACAGCTGAAGCAGTCCGGGCGCTTCGTGTTGCCCGATGCGACACTCGCCGCGATCCGCGAGGAGTTCGATGCCGGGCGCGCCGACGAGACCGAGACTGCGGCTGCGATTCGCGCCGCCTGGCGCGAAGCAGGCGAGCTGGTCGATCCCCATACGGCGGTGGCGCTCGCCGTCGCGGACCGCGACACCACCGATACGAGGGTGCCGAGCATCGTGCTCTCCACCGCGCATCCGGCCAAATTTCCCGACGCCGTCGAGGCGGCCTGCGGCCAGCGGCCGCAACTGCCCGCCTGGCTCGACGGTTTGATGACCAAATCCGAACACATGAGGGTGATGAAGAACGATCAGGCCGAGGTCGAGCGGTTCGTGCTGTCCGCCAGCCGCGCCGCAAAGCAGGGAGTTGCCGGATGA